TCACCGGTTAATAAAACAAAACCGCCAGTATCCCCCAAACCATAGCTCAAATGCGACAAGGCTTCCTTATGGCGATCACCTAAAAATAGGTAATCAGGATTAGGTGCTATCGAAAACGGGATATCATTAAGACCAAAAAAACTTGTGTACATGAAGTCAATACGTTGGTTAATTACACGCTCAAACTACCTGCTCAATCAGCATAAGTCAAAGGCCATACAAGCATCCGCCTGATTCATGATAAGATGGCACCGTAATGTAGGTAAAATCATTGAAATTCAAATAGCTTATGGTAACTAAACTAGCTGACTTAGAAGTCTACTTGGTCGGCGGCGCAGTGCGCGATCAATTACTCGGCCGTAAAGTGGTCGAGCACGATTATATGGTAGTGGGCGCCAGCCAACAGCAAATGCTTAATTTAGGCTTTCAACAAGTCGGTAAAGACTTTCCTGTATTTTTGCATCCAGAAACAAAAGATGAATATGCCCTAGCGCGCACTGAGCGCAAGCAAGGGCAAGGTTATACGGGCTTTGTCTGCTACGCCGAGCCTGATGTTACCTTAGAGCAAGATCTAATCCGCCGTGATTTAACCGTCAATGCCATGGCGCAAGCGCCAAATGGTGACATAATCGATCCGTATCACGGCCAGCAAGACCTCGACAATCGCATTCTTCGCCATGTCTCACCTGCGTTTAGTGAGGATCCTCTGCGCGTATTGCGCGTTGCTCGCTTCGCAGCTCGCTATCACCAGTACGGTTTTACTATTGCCGATGACACTCTAGCGCTAATGACTAACATAGCGGTTAGTGGTGAACTGAAGGCATTATCAGCAGAGCGTGTATGGAAAGAAGTAGACCGCGCATTGGCTGAGCCTAACCCGGAAGTCTTTATCGAAACCCTCAGAGCCTGTGGGGCACTAAAAGCACTTTGGCCCGAATTAGATAAGCTTTGGGGCATTCCTAATCCTGCCGAACACCACCCTGAAATCTGCTCAGGCGAACATA
The nucleotide sequence above comes from Thalassotalea euphylliae. Encoded proteins:
- a CDS encoding multifunctional CCA addition/repair protein — its product is MVTKLADLEVYLVGGAVRDQLLGRKVVEHDYMVVGASQQQMLNLGFQQVGKDFPVFLHPETKDEYALARTERKQGQGYTGFVCYAEPDVTLEQDLIRRDLTVNAMAQAPNGDIIDPYHGQQDLDNRILRHVSPAFSEDPLRVLRVARFAARYHQYGFTIADDTLALMTNIAVSGELKALSAERVWKEVDRALAEPNPEVFIETLRACGALKALWPELDKLWGIPNPAEHHPEICSGEHTMLVLKQAVKLSVDPKVRFASLCHDLGKGLTPEAKWPKHHGHELAGVKVIEQVAARLKVPNDYKLLAAKVSQFHLNVHRAFELKPSTVLKLLEQCEYQRKPELLANILLVCRADSLGRLGAEHNDYPQADYIAELANVSKQVTAKPFVEQGLQGKAIKEAMTAAKINAVAEKKAELLAKLS